GCCTGTCCAAGCGCGAAGCCGACATCGTCATCGCCCTGGAACGCCCGGAACACGGGCCGTATGTGTGCTGCAAACTGTGCGACTACAAGCTGCAGCTGTTCGCGACCCAGGACTACCTCGACCAACACCCGCCGATCCAGCGGCCGGCGGATTTGGCGGAGCATCCGTTTATCAGTTACGTGGATGACCTGGCGTTCAGTTCCGAGCTGTTGTACCTGGCGAATGTAGTGCCCGGCGCCAGCGCGAGTTTGCGCAGTACCAGCGTGATTGCGCAGTACGTCGCGGCTCAGCAGGGTCGGTCGATGGCGATATTGCCGTGTTTTCTGGCGGCGCAGGATTCGCGGTTGTTGCCGGTGCTGGGGGAGCAGATTTCGATCACGCGGCAGTTCTGGATGTATTGCCGGGAGGATCTGCGGAAGTTGAAGCGGATTACGTTGTTGTGGGATTACATCCGGGAAGTGACGGAGCAGAATCAGGGGTTGTTGATGGGGGAGACGCGGGAGATGAGGTTCGCGGATTGAAGGGCCATCAACGACGATTCGCTTTAATTTGCAGGACGTTTCCTAGAGACTCTCTACCCCATTGCGCCTTACCGTTTGGGTCACTAGCCTCCCTGGGTCGCTGCATATCAGCGATCGGGTTTAGCGACTCGGATTAGTTGGGGATGTGATGCCAAAGTATTGCCAGGCGTTTTACCTGTCTTTACCGTTTTATGGCGGCTGTACGCGGGAGACCTTCGGGTCTGCCGGGTTCCCAAATTTACCGGTTCGCTAACCCGTGTACAGCTGCCACCTCTTCATGTTTAGCGACATGCCGTGGTGACCCCTACTGCAAATTTGGGAAACATCATGTCAAAAATCGTCCCCGATCCACCGCTGTCCTCCATCACCACCCTCGGCATCGTCACCTTCGGCGACTACGGCGAAAACCAAAAACCCCTGTTCCGCGTCAATTCCGGCATGCCCATCGAGCAAGCCCTGGAACACGCCTCCACCCTGCTGTTCTACTCCAAAAAACTCGCCATGGAAGCCGCCATGGACGTTCGCGGCGAGCAATACGCATGGGCCGCGCATTACCTGTGTGAGATGGGTAAGGCCGTGGTGGATGACTTGACGCAAGCGATGACGCCGAGCAGCTAAGCGAAACACTGTCTCCATGTGGGAGCGGGCTTGCTCGCGAATGCGGTAGGTCAGTCAATAAATTATTGGCTGAACGACCGCTATCGCGGGCAAGCCCGGCTCCCACATTTGAATTATGGTGGGTGCGAAATTTTGGTCAACGCAAATAAGTGTGGGAGCTGGCTTGCCTGCGACGGCGGTGGGTCAGTCAGCTTAGCCGTTGCTGATACACCGCATTCGCGAGCAAGCCCGCTCCCACATTTTTTGAACTGTGGCGGGTGCGAAATTTGGTCAGGCGCAAATAAGTGTGGGAGCTGGCTTGCCTGCGATGGTGTTGGTTCAGTCAGCACATCTGCTGCTGATATACCGCTATCGCAGGCAAGCCAGCTCCCACAATTGGGAATGCCGCCCTGGACGCTCTGCGTCCGCTCTCGGCGTTAGTCCGCGATCACCACAATCGACACGCGCCGATTCTCGGTGCGCCCCGCCACGGTGGTGTTCGGCGCCACCGGCTCGCTGCTGCCCAGGCCGCGCAGTTGGATGTTTTCTTCTTTCATGCCCACACTGGTCAACACGTTGCCTACGCTTTTGGCGCGACGCAGGGACAGTTGCTGGTTGTAGCTCTCTTTGCCCGAGGCGTCGGTGTGGCCGTCGACGCGCACGCGGTCGATGCCGGCGCCGACCAGGGCTTTGCCGATGCGTTCGACGATGTCGGTGCTGGCTTTGTTGAGGCTTTCAACGTCGCTGCCGAACAGCACTTTGCCTGACAGGCCGAAGGCCCAGCCTTCGTCGGTCAGTTCGAAGCCTTGCTGCTTGAGGACCGCGACTTGGGCCGGGGTCAGGCCTTT
The sequence above is a segment of the Pseudomonas sp. R76 genome. Coding sequences within it:
- a CDS encoding OmpA family protein, whose product is MFSTARCMFITLLVALLALGGCQTAPPKGLTPAQVAVLKQQGFELTDEGWAFGLSGKVLFGSDVESLNKASTDIVERIGKALVGAGIDRVRVDGHTDASGKESYNQQLSLRRAKSVGNVLTSVGMKEENIQLRGLGSSEPVAPNTTVAGRTENRRVSIVVIAD
- a CDS encoding LysR family transcriptional regulator, whose translation is MQKNITSLGSLNWDDLKFFLEVARTRKASVAAKRLAVDYTTVSRRISSLEVSLGTLLFEKSRTSGFVLTTEGQRLLGYAESIESTLHMACEQVSGSGVALSGHVRMGCTEGFGSFFVTPQLSHFVDTYPAISVDILPLPHFISLSKREADIVIALERPEHGPYVCCKLCDYKLQLFATQDYLDQHPPIQRPADLAEHPFISYVDDLAFSSELLYLANVVPGASASLRSTSVIAQYVAAQQGRSMAILPCFLAAQDSRLLPVLGEQISITRQFWMYCREDLRKLKRITLLWDYIREVTEQNQGLLMGETREMRFAD
- a CDS encoding DUF3077 domain-containing protein — protein: MSKIVPDPPLSSITTLGIVTFGDYGENQKPLFRVNSGMPIEQALEHASTLLFYSKKLAMEAAMDVRGEQYAWAAHYLCEMGKAVVDDLTQAMTPSS